The DNA window AGTTTTGGAAAGGGTCTTTTCCTCCTTGGCCAAGGTGAGCACCATGACCGTGTTACGTCTGTTGACAGGGGTTTGTTCTTCGAAGTGGGTATCAATGGTCACCTCTTGCTGGACTCTCGCCTGCTGAAGCGGAGCGCAGGCGGGAATGAGTAAACCCATGGAGACAAGTACGATGAAAAATCTCTTGAAAAGATGCATAAGAAATGTTTGTTTCTTCGATCGTTAACGCTCTCATTCCCGCTGCTTGGATAAGATATAGGAGACCAGATGGTTGATTCGATCCGCGATCGCCGTCGGGTCCGGAGTTTCTCCTTTGTTGAAATAGACGGCAGGCGTGCATTGGGAGAGCTGTTTTTTCAGAAATTCATCGCATTTTCTGGCGGAAAAAAATATGATCGGCACTTTTTTTGATGACGGGCCCATTTTTTTCTTTTCAATGGCCCGCAGGGTCATGGCAGCCTTCAGCCCGTCCAAAACCGGCATCTGGAGGTCAAGAATGACCAGGTTCACCCCTTTTTCTGAAGAGATCCGCTTGTTGAATTCCGTAAGAAATACCATGCCGTTCTCAAAGGAGAGGACTTCCCTGGCCAGCCCTTTTTCCTTGAGGATCTGCGTCATGAGGTTTCTGATCGTGCTTGAATCGTCGGCTGTCAGGATGCAGTCGGCCATGGCCCCGCCCTCCTTTTCCTTAAGTCCGAGGACAAAACCGCAGTAGAGGCAGGTAATCTCCGTGTTGCCGTCACGATAGACCATATTGGTCGGAACATTCTCTCCGCAGCAAAGGCAGTATTGCGCGTCACCCATTGTTTTTTCCACGACCAATAAGAGATTTACTTGGTATGCAGCAGGCGGTCCAACTCTCCGCTGAGGTCAAGCTCTCGGAGGTCATCACATCCGCCTACAGGGGTTCCTTGGATCAGGATCTGAGGGACGGTCTTCTTCCCGGTCAGTCGGATCATTTCCTGTTCACGATCCTGGTCTTCTGTGATGTCGATCTCTTTGAACGGGACCCGTTTGTTGTTTAAGAGCTGTTTTGCCCGCATGCAATAGGGACATGTTTTGGTTGTGTAAACAACCACCTTATTTTTCATATAAAACAATTATATAATTATTTGGTTATAAGTGTCAATTATATATCCAAGGCCATCATATCCTTCGCAACCCAAACCTCTCCCTGATAAAACCGGCGGCACTGAGCCGCCAAATCCACCCCCTCGCATTCGGGGTAAAGATGGGTCAGCACGATCCTTTTCACTCCGGCCTCTCGGGCGGTCTTTCCCGCTTCAGCGGGGGTCAGGTGCCCCGGACATTTCTGTCCATCCGGAAAGGAAGACTCGACGATGGCCAGATCCGCATCTCTCACGAGTTCGACCAGACCGGGGCAGACATCGGAATCTCCTGAGTAGGCGAGAACCCCGCCTGAACGACTGGTCAGCCGGAACCCCACGCTGTGCTCTGTATGCCGGACCCGGACGGCGGAAATCCGGAGGTCCCCCAGGACGGCCTCGTCCTTTCCCATTTCATGGATGTTGAGGGAAAATCCTTGAGGGGAGATCCAGTTCCCATAGATCTTTTGAAGTTGTTTGATTTGTTTGATCAGGCCTCTGCACCCCAAGATCTGAAGCGTTTTCTCCCTCCTGATGCTGAGGTTTTTCAA is part of the Nitrospirae bacterium CG2_30_53_67 genome and encodes:
- a CDS encoding glutaredoxin 3; the encoded protein is MKNKVVVYTTKTCPYCMRAKQLLNNKRVPFKEIDITEDQDREQEMIRLTGKKTVPQILIQGTPVGGCDDLRELDLSGELDRLLHTK